The Frondihabitans peucedani genome segment AGGGCCTTGTTCAGCACGATGATCAGGGCGAGAGCGAGACCGAGGGTCGTCCAGAGGAAGTCTGCCGGCGTCTGGAACGGGAACCCGGCCGCCCGGATGCCGAGCATGACCGGGATCAGCGCCTCGGTCGTGTAGTGCCCGACCTTGTCCAGAAAGACCCCGGCGGGCGACGACGAGCCGCGCCACCGGGCGACCTCGCCGTCGCAGCAGTCGATGAGCATCTGCAGCTGGCCCAGCACGAGTGCCAGGGCCGGGCCGGCGATGCCGGGGATCAGGAGCGAGAAGGCCGTGGCCCAGCCCGCCAGGATCATGAAGCCCGTCACGCCGTTCGCCGTGATCGACGTCTTCAGGAACACCCAGGTGAGGTACGGCGAGAGGTCGCGCAGGTACAGCGACGCGGTCCAGTGCTCGGCGTTCGCCCTGCTCCGCACCTCCGGCGGCTGCGCGACGCGCCTCAGCTCGGCGATCGAGGAGGGTCGAGTGGTGGTCGGATGGGTCATCGTTACCTTCCGACGTGCTCGGTGATGTTCTTGGTCAGCTTCGAGAAGCCCGCGACGAAGCCGAGGCCCCAGCCGAAGTGGATGCACGGCAAGACTACGAGAAACCACAGCTTGGTCGGGGCGTCTTCG includes the following:
- a CDS encoding CDP-alcohol phosphatidyltransferase family protein; the encoded protein is MTHPTTTRPSSIAELRRVAQPPEVRSRANAEHWTASLYLRDLSPYLTWVFLKTSITANGVTGFMILAGWATAFSLLIPGIAGPALALVLGQLQMLIDCCDGEVARWRGSSSPAGVFLDKVGHYTTEALIPVMLGIRAAGFPFQTPADFLWTTLGLALALIIVLNKALNDMVHVARANAGLTKLEDKRGGVTVPSGRLLARLRSAARFVPFHRLYHSVEMTIIIFVVSLIGLAVGQVTADRFLLSVLLPLSFLALVGHFVAIMSSKRVRS